A genomic region of Rhipicephalus sanguineus isolate Rsan-2018 chromosome 3, BIME_Rsan_1.4, whole genome shotgun sequence contains the following coding sequences:
- the LOC119386932 gene encoding mite group 2 allergen-like Ixo r 2 isoform X2, which produces MIVGAAHFFEMCSTMTSFLILSGAFVMTTAQRKIRFENCTEGGESIQSFVVTPCSSDPCVVPIGSGINISFELISNQDSVNLRLDPRVQLLTIELPIPGVERDACKLTNTACPVSEGQLVRGTVPVHVYSFLPPMTVVTIWRVYGDKGLMACGTTNVTISRI; this is translated from the exons ATGATTGTAGGAGCCGCTCACTTCTTTGAAATGTGCAGCACCATGACTTCATTTCTCATCCTAAGTGGCGCATTCGTGATGACCACGGCGCAGAGGAAGATCCGCTTCGAAAATTGTACAG AGGGCGGTGAGTCCATCCAGTCCTTCGTGGTCACCCCATGCAGCAGTGACCCGTGCGTCGTACCTATTGGGTCTGGCATCAACATCTCCTTCGAACTGATCTCGA ACCAGGACAGTGTCAACTTGCGCTTGGACCCTCGTGTGCAGTTGCTCACTATCGAGCTGCCTATCCCAGGTGTCGAGAGGGACGCCTGCAAGCTCACGAACACAGCATGTCCAGTCTCAGAGGGCCAGCTTGTCCGTGGCACTGTGCCCGTGCACGTGTACAGCTTTTTGCCACCG ATGACAGTGGTGACAATTTGGCGGGTGTACGGTGACAAGGGTCTCATGGCGTGTGGAACTACCAACGTGACTATCTCCAGAATATGA
- the LOC119386932 gene encoding mite group 2 allergen-like Ixo r 2 isoform X3, with amino-acid sequence MIVGAAHFFEMCSTMTSFLILSGAFVMTTAQRKIRFENCTEGGESIQSFVVTPCSSDPCVVPIGSGINISFELISSVERDACKLTNTACPVSEGQLVRGTVPVHVYSFLPPMTVVTIWRVYGDKGLMACGTTNVTISRI; translated from the exons ATGATTGTAGGAGCCGCTCACTTCTTTGAAATGTGCAGCACCATGACTTCATTTCTCATCCTAAGTGGCGCATTCGTGATGACCACGGCGCAGAGGAAGATCCGCTTCGAAAATTGTACAG AGGGCGGTGAGTCCATCCAGTCCTTCGTGGTCACCCCATGCAGCAGTGACCCGTGCGTCGTACCTATTGGGTCTGGCATCAACATCTCCTTCGAACTGATCTCGA GTGTCGAGAGGGACGCCTGCAAGCTCACGAACACAGCATGTCCAGTCTCAGAGGGCCAGCTTGTCCGTGGCACTGTGCCCGTGCACGTGTACAGCTTTTTGCCACCG ATGACAGTGGTGACAATTTGGCGGGTGTACGGTGACAAGGGTCTCATGGCGTGTGGAACTACCAACGTGACTATCTCCAGAATATGA
- the LOC119386932 gene encoding mite group 2 allergen-like Ixo r 2 isoform X1 has translation MIVGAAHFFEMCSTMTSFLILSGAFVMTTAQRKIRFENCTEGGESIQSFVVTPCSSDPCVVPIGSGINISFELISSMQHFVPGIADQDSVNLRLDPRVQLLTIELPIPGVERDACKLTNTACPVSEGQLVRGTVPVHVYSFLPPMTVVTIWRVYGDKGLMACGTTNVTISRI, from the exons ATGATTGTAGGAGCCGCTCACTTCTTTGAAATGTGCAGCACCATGACTTCATTTCTCATCCTAAGTGGCGCATTCGTGATGACCACGGCGCAGAGGAAGATCCGCTTCGAAAATTGTACAG AGGGCGGTGAGTCCATCCAGTCCTTCGTGGTCACCCCATGCAGCAGTGACCCGTGCGTCGTACCTATTGGGTCTGGCATCAACATCTCCTTCGAACTGATCTCGA GTATGCAACATTTTGTACCCGGCATTGCAGACCAGGACAGTGTCAACTTGCGCTTGGACCCTCGTGTGCAGTTGCTCACTATCGAGCTGCCTATCCCAGGTGTCGAGAGGGACGCCTGCAAGCTCACGAACACAGCATGTCCAGTCTCAGAGGGCCAGCTTGTCCGTGGCACTGTGCCCGTGCACGTGTACAGCTTTTTGCCACCG ATGACAGTGGTGACAATTTGGCGGGTGTACGGTGACAAGGGTCTCATGGCGTGTGGAACTACCAACGTGACTATCTCCAGAATATGA